Proteins encoded by one window of Massilia sp. NR 4-1:
- a CDS encoding cation diffusion facilitator family transporter, with protein MSAHHHHGHEHGHHHHHGNPTDHGRAFAIAITLNAVFVAVEFVYGFIANSTALMADAGHNLSDVLGLMLAWGAAILAKRTPSGRYTYGLRSSSMLAALFNGMLLMAACGAIAWEAVLQLMNPTPVQGLTVSVVAAVGIAVNGLSAMLFMAGSKDDLNIRGAYLHLAADAAISLGVLLSGLVVMYTGWTWLDPLVSIAIVVLITMGTWSLLRESLRMVLAAVPENVDAPQVEQFLRAQPGVTEVHDLHIWSMSTTETALTAHLVMPDGYPGDQALDAITRELKEKFSIHHTTLQTEQGTTEHACCLHGNGDDHGHEHDDHAHDHDHNHDHNHEHEHEHDHDHDHPHEPAHQHAPQQHGHRH; from the coding sequence TGGCCATGAGCATGGCCATCATCACCATCACGGCAATCCAACGGACCACGGCCGCGCCTTTGCCATCGCCATTACGCTCAATGCGGTCTTCGTGGCGGTGGAATTCGTCTACGGCTTCATCGCCAATTCGACGGCGCTGATGGCCGATGCGGGCCATAACCTGTCCGATGTGCTGGGCCTGATGCTGGCCTGGGGCGCAGCGATTCTGGCGAAACGCACGCCGTCCGGCCGCTATACCTACGGCTTGCGCAGCAGCTCGATGCTGGCGGCGCTGTTCAACGGCATGCTGCTGATGGCGGCCTGCGGGGCGATTGCCTGGGAGGCGGTGCTGCAATTGATGAACCCAACGCCGGTGCAGGGGCTGACCGTATCGGTGGTGGCCGCGGTGGGCATCGCGGTGAACGGCTTGTCGGCCATGCTGTTCATGGCGGGCAGCAAGGACGATTTGAATATCCGCGGCGCCTACCTGCACCTGGCGGCCGATGCGGCGATTTCGCTGGGCGTGCTGCTGTCCGGCCTGGTGGTGATGTACACGGGCTGGACCTGGCTCGATCCGCTGGTCAGCATCGCCATCGTGGTGCTGATTACGATGGGTACCTGGTCGCTGCTGCGCGAGTCGCTGCGCATGGTGCTGGCGGCGGTGCCGGAAAATGTGGATGCACCCCAGGTCGAGCAGTTCCTGCGCGCGCAGCCGGGCGTGACCGAGGTGCACGATCTGCACATCTGGTCCATGAGCACGACCGAAACGGCGCTCACGGCCCACCTGGTCATGCCGGACGGGTATCCGGGCGACCAGGCGCTCGACGCCATCACGCGCGAGCTCAAGGAAAAGTTCTCCATCCACCATACGACGCTGCAAACCGAACAGGGAACCACGGAACATGCCTGCTGCCTGCACGGCAACGGCGATGATCATGGACATGAACACGACGACCATGCGCATGACCACGACCACAATCACGACCACAATCATGAGCATGAGCATGAGCATGACCACGATCATGACCATCCGCATGAACCGGCCCACCAGCACGCGCCGCAGCAGCACGGCCACCGGCACTGA
- a CDS encoding acyl-CoA dehydrogenase yields MSQSKAQFHWDDPLLLNEQLTDDERMVRDAAAAYCQDKLAPRILEAFRHEQMDTSIFREMGELGLLGPTIPEQYGGPGLNYVAYGLIAREVERVDSGYRSMMSVQSSLVMVPIYEFGSEAQRQKYLPKLATGEWIGCFGLTEPNHGSDPGSMITRAKKVAGGYSLTGAKMWITNSPVADVFVVWAKDDEGAIRGFILEKGMQGLSAPAIHGKFGLRASITGEIVMDEVFCPEENAFPDIRGLKGPFTCLNSARYGIAWGALGAAEDCWHTARQYVLDRKQFGRPLAANQLIQKKLADMQTEITLGLQGCLQLGRMKDAGTAAVEITSMMKRNSCGKSLDVARTARDMLGGNGISDEFGIIRHMVNLEVVNTYEGTHDIHALILGRAQTGIQAFQ; encoded by the coding sequence ATGAGCCAAAGCAAAGCCCAATTCCACTGGGACGATCCCCTGCTGCTGAACGAGCAGCTGACCGACGACGAGCGCATGGTGCGCGACGCGGCGGCCGCTTATTGCCAGGACAAACTGGCGCCGCGCATCCTGGAAGCCTTCCGCCACGAGCAGATGGATACCTCGATCTTCCGCGAAATGGGCGAACTGGGTCTGCTGGGTCCGACCATTCCCGAGCAATATGGCGGCCCGGGCCTGAACTATGTGGCGTATGGCCTGATCGCACGCGAAGTGGAACGCGTCGATTCCGGCTACCGCTCGATGATGAGCGTGCAATCCTCGCTGGTGATGGTGCCGATCTATGAATTCGGCAGCGAAGCGCAGCGCCAGAAATACCTGCCCAAGCTGGCCACCGGCGAATGGATCGGCTGCTTCGGCCTGACCGAGCCGAACCATGGTTCCGATCCCGGTTCGATGATTACCCGCGCCAAGAAAGTGGCGGGCGGCTATTCCCTGACCGGCGCCAAGATGTGGATCACCAATTCGCCGGTGGCCGACGTCTTCGTGGTCTGGGCCAAGGACGATGAAGGCGCGATCCGCGGCTTCATCCTGGAAAAAGGCATGCAGGGCCTGTCGGCCCCGGCCATCCACGGCAAGTTCGGCCTGCGCGCCTCGATCACCGGCGAAATCGTGATGGACGAAGTGTTCTGCCCGGAAGAGAACGCCTTCCCCGATATCCGCGGCCTGAAAGGTCCGTTCACCTGCCTGAATTCGGCCCGCTACGGCATCGCCTGGGGCGCGCTGGGCGCGGCGGAAGATTGCTGGCACACCGCGCGCCAGTACGTGCTGGACCGCAAGCAATTCGGCCGCCCCCTGGCCGCCAACCAGCTGATCCAGAAGAAGCTGGCCGATATGCAGACCGAGATCACGCTGGGCCTGCAAGGCTGCCTGCAGCTGGGCCGCATGAAGGACGCCGGCACCGCCGCCGTCGAAATCACCTCGATGATGAAGCGCAATTCCTGCGGCAAGTCGCTGGACGTGGCGCGCACGGCGCGCGATATGCTGGGCGGCAACGGCATTTCGGACGAGTTCGGCATCATCCGCCATATGGTGAACCTGGAAGTGGTCAACACCTATGAGGGCACGCACGATATCCACGCCCTGATCCTGGGCCGCGCCCAGACCGGCATCCAGGCCTTCCAGTAA
- a CDS encoding FKBP-type peptidyl-prolyl cis-trans isomerase, with protein sequence MIRRSALFAFIFAAASAAQAQQPQAEPQPQSQPEAAAPVVVGSATPGPVAEQLIITDVKVGTGREALAGQTVRVNYTGWLYRPLAKNQRGRKFDSSIGREPLEFPLGKGRVIKGWDQGVAGMKVGGKRTLIIPAELAYGSRSMGDIPSNSALIFDVELLDVK encoded by the coding sequence ATGATCCGTCGTTCCGCATTATTTGCCTTCATCTTTGCCGCCGCCAGCGCCGCCCAGGCGCAGCAACCGCAAGCCGAGCCGCAGCCGCAGTCGCAGCCCGAAGCGGCTGCGCCGGTGGTGGTCGGTTCCGCCACGCCAGGTCCGGTGGCCGAACAACTGATCATCACCGACGTCAAGGTCGGCACCGGCCGCGAAGCCCTGGCCGGCCAGACCGTGCGCGTCAACTACACCGGCTGGCTGTATCGCCCACTGGCCAAGAACCAGCGCGGCCGCAAGTTCGACTCCTCGATCGGCCGCGAGCCGCTCGAATTCCCGCTCGGTAAAGGCCGTGTCATCAAGGGTTGGGACCAGGGCGTGGCCGGCATGAAGGTCGGCGGCAAGCGCACACTGATCATCCCCGCCGAACTGGCTTACGGTTCGCGCTCGATGGGCGATATTCCATCGAATTCGGCCCTGATCTTCGACGTCGAACTGCTGGACGTGAAGTAA
- the msrA gene encoding peptide-methionine (S)-S-oxide reductase MsrA: MTVTGASDTAVLGGGCFWCTEAVYLEVRGVVKVASGYTGGQQPEPTYEQVCSGETGHAEVIRVEFDPAQISYRELLEIFFTIHDPTTLNRQGNDVGTQYRSVIYYQSPEQEATARQVIAEMAHVWDAPIVTELSPAQPFYQAEDYHQNYFAQHPLQGYCAFVVAPKVAKFRKTYTKYLK; encoded by the coding sequence ATGACAGTAACGGGAGCCAGCGACACCGCCGTGCTGGGCGGGGGCTGTTTCTGGTGCACGGAAGCGGTGTACCTGGAGGTGCGCGGGGTTGTGAAGGTGGCGTCCGGCTACACGGGCGGCCAGCAGCCGGAGCCGACCTATGAGCAGGTGTGCAGCGGCGAGACCGGGCATGCCGAGGTGATCCGCGTCGAATTCGATCCGGCCCAGATCAGCTACCGCGAGCTGCTGGAAATCTTCTTCACCATCCACGATCCCACCACGCTGAACCGCCAGGGCAACGACGTCGGCACCCAGTACCGTTCGGTGATCTATTACCAGTCGCCCGAGCAGGAAGCCACTGCGCGCCAGGTGATCGCGGAAATGGCCCATGTGTGGGACGCGCCCATCGTCACCGAGCTGTCGCCGGCCCAGCCTTTCTACCAGGCCGAGGATTACCACCAGAACTATTTCGCCCAGCACCCGCTGCAAGGCTATTGCGCCTTCGTCGTCGCGCCCAAGGTCGCCAAGTTCCGCAAGACCTATACCAAATACCTGAAATAG
- the pdxH gene encoding pyridoxamine 5'-phosphate oxidase, which translates to MNDKLFDTAPGFDQPIAVLKHCHDRIRKQLKTLDNLLAHLPSHGADAAAQQAAQSVLNYFNKAAHLHHQDEEQDLLPMLDANAQGEDAALLLSVKPHILAQHQQMETDWHIIKTQLDGIANGSSAALSRADVERFSGIYAGHMAIEEEQLAPMAKRLFSAAQMQILGEAMQRRRGIGQQAPAAGGIALADLRLDYGRASLSEDDTLADPIAQFAKWFDEAMKAQVSEPNAMSVATASKDGRPSSRIVLIKQYDARGFTWYTNYESQKGHELADNPQAALLFFWRELERQVRIEGRVEKTSAEDSDTYFYSRPLKSRLAAIASAQSMPVGSREEMEAKYAAVEAASGEQPQRPAHWGGYRLVPERVEFWQGRQSRFHDRIVYTLQADGSWSKERIQP; encoded by the coding sequence ATGAACGATAAACTGTTCGACACGGCGCCCGGCTTCGATCAGCCGATCGCCGTCCTCAAGCACTGCCACGACCGCATCCGCAAACAGCTCAAAACCCTGGACAATCTGCTGGCCCACCTGCCCAGCCATGGCGCCGACGCCGCCGCCCAGCAAGCCGCCCAGTCCGTGCTCAATTACTTCAACAAGGCCGCCCACCTGCACCACCAGGACGAGGAACAGGACTTGCTGCCCATGCTCGACGCCAATGCCCAGGGCGAGGACGCGGCCCTGCTGCTGAGCGTGAAGCCGCACATCCTGGCCCAGCACCAGCAAATGGAAACGGATTGGCATATAATCAAAACACAACTTGATGGGATTGCCAACGGTTCGTCGGCCGCGCTGTCGCGCGCCGATGTGGAGCGTTTCAGCGGCATCTATGCCGGCCATATGGCGATCGAGGAAGAGCAGCTGGCGCCGATGGCGAAACGCCTGTTCAGCGCCGCGCAGATGCAGATCCTGGGCGAGGCCATGCAGCGCCGCCGCGGTATCGGCCAACAGGCGCCGGCCGCCGGCGGCATTGCGCTGGCCGATCTGCGTCTCGATTACGGCCGCGCCAGCCTGTCGGAAGACGATACGCTGGCCGACCCGATCGCCCAGTTTGCCAAGTGGTTCGACGAAGCCATGAAGGCGCAGGTGAGCGAGCCGAACGCGATGAGCGTGGCCACGGCCAGCAAGGATGGCCGGCCCAGTTCGCGCATCGTGCTGATCAAGCAGTACGACGCGCGCGGTTTCACCTGGTACACCAATTACGAGAGCCAGAAAGGCCATGAGCTGGCGGACAATCCGCAAGCCGCCCTGCTGTTCTTCTGGCGCGAGCTGGAACGCCAGGTCCGCATCGAGGGCCGGGTGGAAAAAACCTCGGCCGAGGACAGCGACACCTATTTCTACAGCCGGCCATTGAAGAGCCGGCTGGCCGCCATCGCGTCGGCGCAGAGCATGCCGGTCGGCAGCCGCGAAGAGATGGAGGCCAAGTATGCGGCCGTGGAAGCGGCCAGCGGCGAACAGCCGCAGCGTCCGGCGCACTGGGGCGGCTACCGCCTGGTGCCCGAACGCGTGGAATTCTGGCAGGGGCGCCAATCGCGCTTCCATGACCGGATCGTGTATACGCTGCAAGCGGACGGTAGCTGGAGCAAGGAGCGCATCCAGCCCTAA
- a CDS encoding flavin reductase family protein — protein MNTRSPRAATREFDSGQFRQALGQFATGVTVITTRLADGSFRGLTASSFNSVSLEPPLVLWSLATGANSLPIFSGNSHYVINVLSAEQGHLAKLFSTRGENPFGAAEFELSRTGQPVLKGCSAWFECHNRSRYPEGDHVIFVGEVEHCELSPQPPLVFHGGQFRGLR, from the coding sequence ATGAATACACGCTCCCCCCGCGCGGCAACGCGCGAATTCGATAGCGGCCAATTCCGCCAAGCGCTGGGGCAATTCGCCACCGGCGTGACTGTCATTACCACGCGCCTGGCCGACGGCAGCTTCCGCGGCCTGACGGCCAGTTCCTTCAATTCGGTCTCGCTGGAGCCGCCGCTGGTGCTATGGAGCCTGGCGACGGGCGCCAACAGCCTGCCGATTTTCAGCGGTAACTCCCATTATGTAATCAACGTGCTCAGCGCCGAACAGGGCCATCTGGCCAAGCTGTTTTCCACGCGCGGCGAAAATCCCTTCGGCGCGGCCGAGTTCGAGCTGTCGCGCACCGGCCAGCCCGTCCTGAAAGGCTGCTCCGCCTGGTTCGAGTGCCATAACCGCAGCCGCTATCCGGAGGGCGACCACGTCATCTTCGTGGGCGAGGTCGAGCACTGCGAATTATCCCCCCAGCCGCCCCTGGTCTTCCATGGCGGCCAGTTCCGTGGACTGCGCTAG
- a CDS encoding cyclopropane-fatty-acyl-phospholipid synthase family protein: MFVQSRLSAWTAGIRQQITLPLRIELWNGQAFDFSSEAPRVTIRIPNPSAARYLLSPSLSNLGTAYVEGAIEVTGKAKDMIRIVNALAHSTLHSDGKLSRIVRQFTHSRKKDAEAIRYHYDVSNEFYQQFLDPRMVYSCAYFENGEEDLATAQLKKIDHILAKIRLQRGQTLLDIGCGWGALVIRAAQKYGARCIGITLSENQYALARERVAQAGLEHLVEIRLQDYRDVRGSFDRITSVGMFEHVGVKHLAEYFGIIHRLLADDGVAMNHGITSTDPDSGETPYGGGEFIDKYVFPQGELAHLSQVLKAMQQGQLEAYDVENLRRHYAKTCAIWTDNFEARAEQVKAIAGDKRFRIWHVYLAGCAYAFDQDWISLYQIVCGKAGRHPQALPWSRQYMYAENPA, encoded by the coding sequence TTGTTCGTACAAAGCCGACTCAGCGCCTGGACGGCAGGCATCCGCCAGCAAATCACCCTGCCCTTGCGCATCGAATTGTGGAACGGGCAGGCCTTCGATTTTTCCAGCGAGGCGCCGCGCGTCACCATCCGCATTCCCAACCCCTCGGCCGCGCGCTACCTGCTTTCCCCGAGCCTGTCGAACCTGGGCACGGCCTATGTGGAAGGGGCGATCGAGGTCACGGGCAAGGCCAAGGACATGATACGCATCGTCAATGCGCTGGCGCATTCGACCCTGCACTCGGACGGCAAGCTGTCGCGCATCGTGCGCCAGTTCACGCACAGCCGGAAAAAGGATGCGGAAGCGATCCGCTACCACTACGACGTCTCCAACGAGTTCTACCAGCAGTTCCTCGATCCGCGCATGGTGTATTCCTGCGCCTATTTCGAGAACGGCGAGGAAGACCTGGCCACCGCCCAGCTCAAGAAGATCGACCATATCCTGGCCAAGATCCGCCTGCAACGCGGCCAGACCCTGCTCGACATCGGCTGCGGCTGGGGCGCGCTGGTGATCCGCGCCGCGCAGAAGTATGGCGCGCGCTGCATCGGCATCACGCTGTCGGAAAACCAGTACGCGCTGGCGCGCGAGCGCGTGGCGCAAGCCGGCCTGGAGCACCTGGTGGAAATCCGCCTGCAGGATTACCGCGATGTGCGCGGCAGCTTCGACCGCATCACCAGCGTCGGCATGTTCGAGCATGTGGGCGTCAAGCACCTGGCCGAATACTTCGGCATCATCCACCGCCTGCTGGCCGACGATGGCGTGGCCATGAACCACGGCATCACCAGCACCGACCCCGACAGTGGAGAAACGCCTTACGGCGGCGGCGAGTTCATCGACAAATACGTGTTTCCGCAGGGCGAGCTGGCGCATCTTAGCCAGGTGCTGAAAGCCATGCAGCAGGGCCAGCTCGAAGCCTACGACGTGGAAAACCTGCGCCGCCACTACGCCAAGACCTGCGCCATCTGGACCGACAATTTCGAAGCGCGGGCCGAGCAGGTGAAAGCCATCGCCGGCGACAAGCGCTTCCGCATCTGGCACGTCTACCTGGCCGGCTGCGCCTACGCCTTCGACCAGGACTGGATCAGCCTGTACCAGATCGTGTGCGGCAAGGCCGGCCGCCATCCGCAGGCGCTACCGTGGTCGCGGCAGTATATGTATGCGGAGAATCCGGCCTGA
- a CDS encoding OmpW family protein has protein sequence MNNTINRAAHVLAQAAVLSAALGAASTASAQSAGDWILKVGVNRITPKVESGNVSAPALPESKADVAADTKPIFNITRMLTDNISAELDLGVPYKHDLLAAGSIAGSGKLGTSEVLPPTALIQYRFFEPTARLRPYVGLGLTYAYFQKERGSAQLTALLNTGGPGTTFSLKSKFAASFQIGASLRIDDRWGADIGIIKTKLKTRADFSTGQTMEARLDPLAVSLGVTYKF, from the coding sequence ATGAACAACACCATCAATCGCGCCGCCCACGTGCTGGCGCAGGCTGCCGTCCTGAGCGCCGCCCTGGGCGCCGCGTCCACCGCCTCGGCCCAGTCGGCCGGCGACTGGATCCTGAAAGTCGGCGTCAACCGCATCACGCCCAAAGTCGAGAGCGGCAATGTGAGCGCCCCGGCCCTGCCGGAATCGAAGGCCGATGTGGCGGCGGACACTAAGCCCATCTTCAACATCACCCGCATGCTCACCGACAATATCTCGGCCGAGCTGGACCTGGGCGTGCCGTACAAGCACGACCTGCTGGCGGCCGGTTCGATTGCCGGCTCCGGCAAGCTCGGCACCTCCGAAGTGCTGCCGCCGACGGCCCTGATCCAGTACCGCTTCTTCGAGCCGACCGCGCGCCTGCGGCCGTATGTGGGCCTGGGCCTGACCTATGCCTACTTCCAGAAGGAGCGCGGTTCGGCCCAGCTGACGGCGCTGCTCAACACGGGCGGCCCCGGCACGACCTTCTCGCTGAAGTCGAAGTTCGCCGCCAGCTTCCAGATCGGCGCCTCGCTGCGCATCGACGATCGCTGGGGCGCGGACATCGGCATCATCAAGACCAAGCTGAAAACCCGCGCCGACTTCTCCACCGGCCAGACCATGGAAGCCCGCCTCGACCCGCTGGCCGTCAGCCTGGGCGTGACGTATAAGTTCTAA
- the cysK gene encoding cysteine synthase A: MNIANNVTELIGNTPLVRIQRMAAGAPAQLLAKLEFYNPAHSVKDRIGLSMIEAAEAAGQIHPDTIILEPTSGNTGIALAMVCAARGYRCMLVMPETMSRERRMLLRAYGAELVLTPGAEGMLGAIRRAEEMAEADRRYLMPQQFNNPANPDVHRRTTAEEIWRDTDGQADILVSGVGTGGTITGVGEVIKARKPEFQCIAVEPEASPILSKGVKGPHPIQGIGAGFVPAVLNTHVYNEVICVKNEDAFATARRAAREEGLLVGISSGAALWAALQVAWRPENQGKMVITVIPSFGERYLSTALFEGLAD, encoded by the coding sequence ATGAACATTGCCAACAATGTTACTGAGCTGATCGGCAATACGCCCCTGGTGCGCATCCAGCGCATGGCGGCAGGCGCCCCGGCCCAGCTGCTGGCCAAGCTCGAATTCTACAATCCCGCCCACAGCGTCAAAGACCGCATTGGCCTGTCCATGATCGAGGCGGCGGAGGCGGCAGGGCAGATCCATCCCGACACCATCATCCTGGAGCCGACCAGCGGCAATACCGGCATCGCGCTGGCCATGGTGTGCGCGGCGCGCGGCTACCGCTGCATGCTGGTCATGCCCGAAACCATGAGCCGCGAACGGCGCATGCTGCTGCGCGCCTATGGCGCGGAACTGGTGCTGACGCCGGGCGCCGAAGGCATGCTCGGGGCCATCCGCCGTGCCGAGGAAATGGCGGAGGCGGACCGGCGCTACCTGATGCCGCAGCAATTCAACAATCCCGCCAATCCCGACGTGCACCGCCGCACCACGGCCGAAGAGATCTGGCGCGATACGGATGGCCAGGCCGACATCCTGGTGTCCGGTGTCGGCACCGGCGGCACGATCACCGGCGTGGGGGAAGTGATCAAGGCGCGCAAGCCGGAATTCCAGTGCATCGCGGTGGAGCCGGAAGCGTCGCCCATCCTGTCGAAGGGCGTCAAGGGACCGCATCCGATCCAGGGCATCGGCGCCGGCTTCGTGCCGGCCGTGCTGAATACCCATGTGTACAACGAAGTGATCTGCGTGAAGAACGAGGATGCCTTCGCCACGGCGCGCCGCGCGGCGCGTGAAGAAGGGCTGCTGGTGGGGATTTCCTCGGGCGCGGCGCTGTGGGCCGCGCTGCAGGTGGCGTGGCGGCCGGAGAACCAAGGGAAGATGGTGATCACCGTCATTCCCTCGTTCGGCGAGCGCTATCTCAGCACGGCCCTGTTCGAAGGGCTGGCCGATTAG
- the thpR gene encoding RNA 2',3'-cyclic phosphodiesterase, with amino-acid sequence MITNQSSGGINAAPAHKLFFALWPDPATRSALAALQSQLAGRATPPDKLHLTLAFLGQQAATALPPLLDILHALPVPPLRLEIDYFGYFSKPRIAWAGMSAVPPALLALQDDLMRRLEAAGFSAATHGEFRPHVTLMREAKTAPPAAAACAPIGWEVREIALVESLPSGLYRPVASR; translated from the coding sequence ATGATAACAAATCAATCTTCAGGCGGGATAAACGCCGCGCCTGCCCACAAGCTTTTTTTCGCGCTGTGGCCAGATCCGGCCACGCGCAGCGCCCTGGCGGCCCTTCAATCCCAGCTCGCGGGCCGCGCCACGCCGCCCGATAAACTGCACCTGACCCTGGCCTTCCTCGGCCAGCAAGCCGCCACGGCGCTGCCGCCGCTGCTGGATATTTTGCATGCCCTGCCCGTGCCGCCGCTGCGGCTGGAGATCGATTATTTCGGCTATTTCAGCAAGCCGCGCATCGCCTGGGCCGGCATGTCGGCCGTGCCGCCCGCGCTGCTGGCGCTGCAGGACGATCTGATGCGGCGCCTGGAAGCGGCGGGTTTTTCGGCCGCCACCCATGGCGAGTTCCGCCCCCATGTCACGCTGATGCGCGAGGCGAAAACGGCGCCGCCGGCCGCCGCGGCCTGCGCGCCGATTGGCTGGGAGGTCAGGGAGATCGCGCTGGTGGAATCGCTGCCGTCGGGACTTTACCGTCCCGTGGCGAGCCGCTGA
- the tcdA gene encoding tRNA cyclic N6-threonylcarbamoyladenosine(37) synthase TcdA, with protein sequence MNSLHTPFGLGDGAAAAPEHDIDFERRFGGIARLYGARALERFRSAHVCVIGVGGVGSWIVEALARSAIGRMTLIDLDNVAESNINRQIQALSGTLGMAKITALAERVAQINPYCQINQIEDFITPDNLDQMIGAHAYDYVIDAIDSAKSKTALIHYCRSKGIPLITIGSAGGQTDPTRIEVRDLAKTEQEPLLKKVRRRLRSQYNYPPNSKNKLHVDAVFSMEPLKFPETGEVCSVDADEKQPGVTGINCAGFGSSVVVTATFGLVAAGHLLNKLAASVAVAETGAESKAESTAVPLPAASVPPAAA encoded by the coding sequence ATGAATTCCCTGCATACTCCTTTTGGCCTAGGCGACGGCGCCGCGGCCGCCCCCGAGCACGATATCGACTTTGAACGCCGCTTCGGCGGCATCGCCCGCCTGTACGGCGCGCGCGCCCTGGAACGCTTCCGCAGCGCCCATGTGTGCGTGATCGGCGTCGGCGGCGTCGGTTCCTGGATCGTCGAAGCGCTGGCGCGCAGCGCCATCGGCCGCATGACCCTGATCGACCTCGACAACGTGGCCGAGTCGAATATCAACCGTCAGATCCAGGCCCTGAGCGGCACCCTGGGCATGGCCAAGATCACCGCCCTGGCCGAGCGCGTGGCCCAGATCAATCCCTATTGCCAGATTAACCAGATCGAAGACTTCATCACGCCCGATAATCTGGACCAGATGATCGGCGCCCACGCCTACGACTACGTGATCGACGCCATCGACAGCGCCAAGTCGAAGACGGCCCTGATCCATTATTGCCGCAGCAAGGGCATCCCACTGATCACCATCGGCAGCGCCGGCGGCCAGACCGACCCCACCCGTATCGAGGTGCGCGACCTGGCCAAGACCGAGCAGGAGCCGCTGCTGAAGAAGGTGCGGCGCCGTCTGCGCAGCCAGTACAACTACCCGCCCAACTCGAAGAACAAGCTGCATGTGGACGCGGTGTTCTCGATGGAGCCGCTGAAATTCCCGGAAACGGGCGAGGTGTGCTCGGTCGATGCCGACGAAAAGCAGCCCGGCGTCACCGGCATCAACTGCGCCGGTTTCGGCTCCTCGGTGGTGGTGACGGCCACCTTCGGCCTGGTGGCCGCCGGCCATCTGCTGAACAAGCTGGCCGCCAGCGTGGCTGTGGCGGAAACCGGGGCCGAGTCCAAGGCCGAGTCCACGGCAGTGCCGCTCCCCGCCGCCAGCGTGCCGCCTGCCGCCGCGTAG